The Shewanella algae DNA segment CATGACCCGCGCCATGCAGCAGCTGTATATCACCTATGCCGAGTCACGCCGCATCTATGGCCGTGAAAACTACTCGCGGCCGTCGCGCTTTATCAAGGAGATCCCGCCTCAGTACCTGCAGGAGATCCGTCTCAAGGCGCAGGTGGCAACTCCCATGGCCAATAACAGGTTCAGCAAGTCGCAAAGCAGCTTCAACGACACGGGCTTCAATGTTGGCCAACGGGTGCTGCACCCCAAATTCGGTGAGGGGATAGTGACCAATTTTGAAGGCCAGGGAGCACAGGCCAGGGTGCAGGTGAATTTCGATGACTTCGGCAGCAAGTGGTTGGTGGTGGCCTACGCCAAGTTAACTGCTTGTTGACAGCCCGGGTAGGAAAATTCGCGTTTTGCGGTGTCAATCACACTGTTGCTGAGTCATAATGCTTGGCAAATTTAAGGCTGAGATGTGTTGGAGAGCCTACCGATGAACTTGAGGGAAAAAATTGATGTCTATGCCCGTCTGTCGCGTCTGGACAGACCCATAGGAACTTTTCTGCTGCTGTGGCCCTGTTTAATGGCGCTGTGGCTGGCGGCCGGGGGCTTACCGGATCTCAAGGTGCTGATCATCTTTATCGTAGGTGTGTTTGTGATGCGTGCCTGTGGCTGCATCATCAACGACTATGCCGACCGTGAGCTGGATACCTATGTCGAGCGCACCAGGTCCAGGCCCTTGGCCAGTGGCGAGGTCACGGTCAAAGAAGCGCTGGGCCTGTTTGTGGTCATGGGGCTGTTTGCCTTTGGTTTGGTGCTGCTGCTCAACCCTCTGGTGGTTAAACTCTCCCTTGTCGGCATGCTGCTGACCATTATCTATCCCTTCACCAAGCGCTACACCAATATGCCGCAGATGTTCCTCGGCATAGTCTGGAGTTGGTCGATTCCCATGGCCTATGCCGCCCAGACAGGTGAAGTGCCTGTCGAAGCCTGGTGGCTATTTGCCGCCAACTGGTTCTGGACTGTCGCCTACGACACCATGTATGCCATGGTGGACAGGGACGATGACCTCAAGGTGGGGATCAAGTCCACCGCCATTCTGTTCGGCCGTTACGACAGGCAGATCATCGGCCTGTTTCAGCTGGCAGCGCTGGCCTGCTTTATGACTGCAGGTTATGTGGCCGAGCGAGGTGCCCTCTATCTGGTGGGGCTGCTGGCCTTTATCGGCTTTGGGCTTTATCAGCAGAGGCTGATTTACGACCGGCAGCGGGCTCCCTGCTTCAAGGCATTTCTCAACAACAACTGGGCGGGTATGGCCTTGTTTGTCGCCTTGGGGATGGATTACCTGCTCTGAATGACATTGAGTTTGACTGTCAACGCCGCGATTATCGCGGCGTTTTTGCTGGCGCAAACAACCGCCAACCGTTAGTCTGAACAGCCGGATGATTGAACCAAGCAGCGGGAATAGCGCCGCTGAGGACTGAAGCAAGAAGGAGTCTTGGTATGTTGATAGAACAACTCTTTGGTATTGAATTGCCGCTTATTCAAGCCCCCATGGCCGGCGCTCAGGGCGTGCCGCTGGCATTGGCCGTCGCTTCCGCCGGTGCGCTTGGTTCTATTCCCTGCGCCATGTTATCCCATGACAAACTCAAGCTGGCGCTAGAGAGCTTCAGGCGCCAGAGTGACCGGCCGGTAAACCTCAACTTCTTCTGCCATAAGCCACCCGAGGAACAAGTCGAGCGTTTGCATGCCTGGCTGCAGCAACTGGCGCCCTATTACCGTGAATTCGAGGTCGAAGATCTCGGCGGTGGCGCCGAGCGGCGTCCCTTCGATGCCGAGGTTGCCGCGGTTATAGAACCCTTTCGTCCCGAAGTGGTGAGTTTTCATTTCGGGCTTCCCTCCACCGAACTGATGCTCAGGGTCAAGAGCTGGGGCACCAAGGTGATTGCCTCGGCAACCAGCGTCGCCGAGGCCAAGTGGCTCGAATCCAGAGGCGTGGATGCCATCATAGCTCAGGGCCTGGAAGCCGGTGGTCACAGAGGCCATTTCCTCAGTGATGATTTGACCGAGCACAGTGGTACCTTTGCCCTGCTACCGCGCCTGGTACAGGCGGTGAAGGTGCCCGTGATTGCCGCCGGTGGTATTGCCGACGCCGCCGGAGTGCAGGCGGCCATGGCTTTGGGAGCGGCCGGGGTGCAGGTGGGTACGGCCTATCTCTTGTGCCCGGAGGCCGAGATCAGTGAATTGCATCGCCAAGCGCTGAAAGATCCGCAAATGAATCGCCATACGGCGCTGACCAATCTCTACAGTGGCCGTCCGGCCAGAGGCATAATGACCCGTTTGATGCGTGAGTTGGGGCCTTTGGGGCAAGCGCCGGATTTCCCATTGGCGGCCAATGCCATTGCGCCGCTGCGCGCTGCGGCAGAAGCACGCGACTGCAGTGATTTCAGCCCGCTCTGGTGTGGTCAGAATCCGGAGGGATGTCGGGAAATTCCCGCCGCCGACTTGACACGTGAGTTGATGGCGGCCTTTATCAGGGCTTGAGCTTTTTCTGGTCTAGTGTATGTAACTGCCTGTATCATTGCGAATTAGTCACTCCTGCAACCGGCGGAGTGACCCTATCTTTAGATGGACTGCAATCAAAGCTTTGACTGCGGCGTGGAGCCGCAATAGGGAGATATAGATGAAAAAATCACTTGCTCTGGCGCTGCTGGCCCTGATGGTCAGTGCCAACGCCGCGGCCCGCGACACCATAGCCCAGTATCCGGTGCAGGAACTGCTGCAGACCGAGAAGGCCAAAGAAGCCCTTTACGATGTGCCACTGTATTTTGCCACTCAGGCTCACCCGGAGATCAGCAAGAGCTATGGTGAGGTGATCACCAATAAAAAGACCAATGCCTTTGGCAAGTCGGATCGCGAAGCCTGTGAGTGGGTGATGTTGAGTGCGCTAAAGGCGTTGCAGGAGCGCGCCGAGCGTGAGGGGATGGACGCTGTGGTCAATATCCAGTCCTATTACAAGAAGCGTGAGTTTGCCAGCGAGACCGAATATGAGTGTGGCGCCGGTGCCATCATGGCCGGGGTGGCACTGAAAGGGACCCTAGTGAAGTTCTAACCACTTTAACTCACTGACAAAGCAGACCTGGAGGTCTGCTTTTTTTGTAGCTGAATTCTGCTTCTCTGTCGTCCCGAGTCAGTCGAATGCGCGATCAAGGCACCACTTTATGGCGATTGGTATAAGGTTAATAGAGTGACTCTCGGGAATAAAAGATGAAATATCTCCTCTGCAGTTTATTGCTGCTGGTTTTTCCTGCCACGGCAACCTGGTATCCGGTCAAGGTGCGTGCCGATGGTGAAGCGCAATTGTATAAGCCGCTGGTGCGGGCCAACAAAGTCTGGCGCCTCTGTGCTCTTTTACCCCACGGTAAAGATCATTATTGGTGGGGTGTCGCCTGGGGCTTGGCCGAGGAGGCGGACAGGCTGGGCGTCGAGATAGGTATTTATGATGCCGGTGGCTACACTGAGGCGGAGCGGCAACTGCGCCAGCTAGATGAATGCGAGGCTCGCGGTGCCCAAGGTTATATTCTGGCGGCTGTCTCGGCGGAGCTTTTCAACGCTGAATTGCCGAGGCTCAGGGCCAAGGGCGCCAGAGTTGTGGATCTGGTCAATGGTATTAACAGCAATCAGGTAGACAGTCGCTCGCTGGTATCTTTTGTCGATATGACTCAAGCCGCGGTGCAATATCTGTTTGCCGCCAGTGGCAGACAGGATTTCAGCCTGGCCTGGTTTCCCGGCCCTTCGGGAGCGGGTTGGGTGATGGATGCCGAGTTGGGACTAAAACAGGGGCTTAGCGGTTCCCAAGTCGAGCTGATTGAAGGCGGCTATGGTGTCACTGAAACCTTTGTGCAGGCCGACTTGGTGCGGGCGCTGACCCGGCGCTTTCAGGCCGATTATCTACTGGGCAATGCGGTGGCGGCCACTGTGGCGGCCAGAATGTTTCCCGGGCGGGTGTTGGCATTTTACAGTAATCCGCAAACCATGGCCTTGGTTGAGCAGGGCAAGTTGATGGCAACAGTGACAGACTCACCTGTACTGCAGGCGAGAATTTCGGTTGATTTGGCGGTGAGGCTGCTGCAGGGCGAAAAAGTGCCTGGGCGGGTCAGCCCGGAGATCCGGGTAGTCACCCCGCAAAACATCTCTGAGCTGGACATGAGTCAGACCTTGCCCCCTGAAGGACAATGGATGACCTACAGGGAGCTGAGCAAACTCGAGGGGGCTAAACCAGACCCTTGAGGTTGGCCGGACGATAATAGACAGACTTGAGCACTTTGCCCTGGCGCACTGTCTTGCCGGTCATTTCCACATCCTTGGCGCACTTGGCTATCAGGAAGTCGCCCTGACGGCTGCCGACAATTTCCACCCCTTGCTTGGCATAGTGAGCCACAGTATCCGCCAGTTCCTGCTCATTGCGGCATACCTTGCTCATGTTGCTGGCATGTACCTCATCCCAGCAGGGCTCAAAGTCGATTGCCTTGTTGGCGGCAACCTGCAGCAGCAGATCTATCAGGTAGCTGATCTCCAGTCGCTTCCTAACTTGGGTGCAGCCCAAGTGTACCAAGCGGCCCATCAACACATACACGCTGTCGACTATGGCGTCGGCCTGTTCAACTTTATCGCCTGCCTCGGCCAGTTCGGTCAGCTCTTCGCTGATAAGCGAGGTGTGCAGTGTGTCTGCCTTGGCATCCAGGGTGTCAGGAGAGTTGACCGGGAGGTCGAAAGTGGCGCGAAATTCCTGAATATCACGGTAGAGCTTGCTGTACAGCTCTTGAGTCAGCAGAGTCAGTTTCATAGCTTGGGTTCCAGCTTGGGCAAAGGAGAGGATGATAAAGAATGCGCGCGCCGAAGGCAAAAAAGCGCCGTAAAAAAGCCTCCCGAAGGAGGCTTTTTGAGGTGAAAATCAGAGAATGAAGCGACTCAGATCTTCATCCTGAACCAGGTTGTCCAGGTGAGCATCGACATATTCGGCATCGATAACAAACTTGCTGCCGGACTTGTCGCTGGCCTCGAAAGAGATGTCTTCCATCAGCCTCTCCATCACAGTGTGCAGCCGACGGGCGCCGATGTTTTCGGTACGCTCGTTGACTTGCCAGGCGGCCTGGGCAATACGGTCGATACCTGACTCGGTAAATTCGATGCTGACTCCTTCGGTGCCCATCAAGGCCACATACTGCTCGGTGAGCGAGGCGTGGGGCTCGGTGAGGATCCGTTTGAAGTCAGAGGCGGTCAGGGCATCCAGCTCGACTCGAATCGGCAGACGGCCCTGCAGCTCGGGGATCAGATCCGATGGCTTACTCATCTGGAAGGCGCCGGAGGCGATAAACAGAATGTGGTCTGTCTTCACCATGCCGTGCTTGGTGTTGACTGTGCAGCCTTCCACCAGAGGCAATAGATCACGCTGTACCCCTTCGCGGGACACGTCCGGGCCTGAGGTTTCGCCGCGCTTACAGATTTTGTCTATCTCATCGAGGAACACTATGCCGTGTTGCTCGACCAGCTCAATGGCCTGCTCTTTGAGATCTTCCTGGTTGACCAGCTTGGCGGCTTCCTCTTCGACCAGCTGCTTGTAGGCATCCTTGATCTTGAGTTTCTTGCGCTTGCTCTGTCCCTGACCCATGTTCTGGAACAGGCTCTGCAGCTGGTTGGTCATCTCTTCCATGCCGGGAGGTGACATGATTTCGACGCCAATTTGCGGCGCCGAGACATCGATTTCGATCTCTTTGTCGTCCAACTGGCCTTCACGCAGTTTCTTACGGAACACCTGGCGGGTGTGGGACTTGTCCTCGGTTTCCTGATCCCATTCACTCTTTGGCTTGGGCAGCAGGGCATCGAGAACCCGTTCCTCGGCGGCTTCTTCGGCGAGGGTGCGGCACTTCTTCATCTGCTGCTCGCGGGTCAGTTTGACCGCGGCGTCGGTGAGATCGCGGATGATCTGCTCTACTTCCTTACCCACATAGCCCACTTCGGTGAACTTGGTCGCTTCAACCTTGATGAAAGGCGCATTGGCCAGCTTGGCCAGACGGCGGGCGATCTCTGTCTTACCGACACCGGTTGGGCCTATCATCAGAATATTCTTCGGGGTCACTTCCTGGCGCAAGCCGGCATCCAGCTGCATGCGGCGCCAGCGGTTACGCAGGGCTACTGCGACAGAGCGTTTGGCCTTCTGTTGGCCTATGATGTGCGCGTCCAGTTCGTGGACGATTTCGCGGGGTGTCATTTCAGACATAATGCTTCCTCACGCTCGGGATCAGTAATTCAGTTCTTCTATTGTCTTGAACTGGTTGGTAAATACGCAGATATCACCGGCTATGGTCAGCGACTTCTCGGCAATATCACGGGCACCCAGTTCGGTGTTTTCCAGCAGCGCCAACGCCGCGGCCTGGGCATAGTTGCCACCAGAGCCTATGGCGATAAGATCATGCTCCGGCTGCACCACATCGCCGTTACCTGTGATGATCAGTGAGCTTTCATGATCGGCCACTACCAACATGGCTTCGAGTTTTCTCAAGGCTCTGTCGCTGCGCCAGTCTTTGGCCAGTTCGACCGCCGACTTCATCAAATGCCCCTGATGCATCTCCAGTTTGGCCTCGAAGCGTTCAAACAGGGTAAAGGCATCGGCGGTGCCACCGGCAAAACCGGCCAGTACCTTATTGTGGTACAGGCGGCGTACTTTGCGGGCATTGCCTTTCATCACAGTGTTGCCCAGAGACACTTGGCCGTCGCCGGCGACAACAACCTGATTATTACGGCGTACAGATACGATAGTGGTCACGATAGATCCTCTTCTCGGGCGGACGGCGCGTCCGTCATGGGTCAAATCCCCAGGGTCTGCTGCATGAAACGGCCCATTGGGGGCACAGCAAGGCCAACTAATGAGGTGATAGTTTTCTATATGGGGTTGGGGGCCGGAATATCAAGTGCCCGGCAGAGGCTTTCGTGCTGAAAAACAAAAAGGCTGCAAATCTTATTGTTTGCAGCCTTTAAATTGAGAGGAGTTTATTCTTCCCAGAACCAGATCATACAGCCGTTGAGACCGGCTCTTTGCAGCACGTGGCGCTGCCGCTCGGCATCGCGCTTGCTGTCATAGGGGCCGAGTACCACCTTGTACCAGACACCGCTGGTGCCTTGCACCTTGCGCACCTGGGCTTCTAGCCCCTGGAAGGCGATCACGGCTTTCATCTCGTCGGCCTGGGACTGCACCCGGAAGGAACCACACTGCATCTGATAAGGGCGAGATGGCTTGTTGCTCTCTTCCGGCAGATCCACTTCTACCTGTTTGTTTTCCAGTTCCTTGAGGTAGGTCCACTCCTCTTTGGGCTTGGGCGGCAGGGCGTTGGGGTCTTTCTTCTGGGGCACCGGCTTAGTCTGTGGCTGAGGTTGAACCACTTCGGCCTCGGGAGCGCTGCTCTTCAGGCTCCAGAGGAAATAGCCAAAGCCGGCCACCACGGCCACTACCACCACAAGCAACAGCACAGGAAAGCCTTGCCTGGGCTGCGGCTGCTTGCGAGTGCCCCGCTTGGCTGGCTTGCGGGGCTTGGGCTTGCTATTGGCGTAATCGCGTCCCATGGATTACATGCGCTCCAGGGTCTCGATACCCAGCAGTGACAGGCCCTGCTTGAGGGTCTTGGCAGTCAATTGAGACAGCAGCAGACGGCTGTGCTTCTGGGTTTCGTTATCGGCCGCCAGCACAGGGCAGGCTTCGTAAAAGCTGGAG contains these protein-coding regions:
- the ubiA gene encoding 4-hydroxybenzoate octaprenyltransferase; its protein translation is MNLREKIDVYARLSRLDRPIGTFLLLWPCLMALWLAAGGLPDLKVLIIFIVGVFVMRACGCIINDYADRELDTYVERTRSRPLASGEVTVKEALGLFVVMGLFAFGLVLLLNPLVVKLSLVGMLLTIIYPFTKRYTNMPQMFLGIVWSWSIPMAYAAQTGEVPVEAWWLFAANWFWTVAYDTMYAMVDRDDDLKVGIKSTAILFGRYDRQIIGLFQLAALACFMTAGYVAERGALYLVGLLAFIGFGLYQQRLIYDRQRAPCFKAFLNNNWAGMALFVALGMDYLL
- a CDS encoding NAD(P)H-dependent flavin oxidoreductase yields the protein MLIEQLFGIELPLIQAPMAGAQGVPLALAVASAGALGSIPCAMLSHDKLKLALESFRRQSDRPVNLNFFCHKPPEEQVERLHAWLQQLAPYYREFEVEDLGGGAERRPFDAEVAAVIEPFRPEVVSFHFGLPSTELMLRVKSWGTKVIASATSVAEAKWLESRGVDAIIAQGLEAGGHRGHFLSDDLTEHSGTFALLPRLVQAVKVPVIAAGGIADAAGVQAAMALGAAGVQVGTAYLLCPEAEISELHRQALKDPQMNRHTALTNLYSGRPARGIMTRLMRELGPLGQAPDFPLAANAIAPLRAAAEARDCSDFSPLWCGQNPEGCREIPAADLTRELMAAFIRA
- the torT gene encoding TMAO reductase system periplasmic protein TorT, whose product is MKYLLCSLLLLVFPATATWYPVKVRADGEAQLYKPLVRANKVWRLCALLPHGKDHYWWGVAWGLAEEADRLGVEIGIYDAGGYTEAERQLRQLDECEARGAQGYILAAVSAELFNAELPRLRAKGARVVDLVNGINSNQVDSRSLVSFVDMTQAAVQYLFAASGRQDFSLAWFPGPSGAGWVMDAELGLKQGLSGSQVELIEGGYGVTETFVQADLVRALTRRFQADYLLGNAVAATVAARMFPGRVLAFYSNPQTMALVEQGKLMATVTDSPVLQARISVDLAVRLLQGEKVPGRVSPEIRVVTPQNISELDMSQTLPPEGQWMTYRELSKLEGAKPDP
- a CDS encoding nucleoside triphosphate pyrophosphohydrolase family protein, producing the protein MKLTLLTQELYSKLYRDIQEFRATFDLPVNSPDTLDAKADTLHTSLISEELTELAEAGDKVEQADAIVDSVYVLMGRLVHLGCTQVRKRLEISYLIDLLLQVAANKAIDFEPCWDEVHASNMSKVCRNEQELADTVAHYAKQGVEIVGSRQGDFLIAKCAKDVEMTGKTVRQGKVLKSVYYRPANLKGLV
- the hslU gene encoding HslU--HslV peptidase ATPase subunit; translation: MSEMTPREIVHELDAHIIGQQKAKRSVAVALRNRWRRMQLDAGLRQEVTPKNILMIGPTGVGKTEIARRLAKLANAPFIKVEATKFTEVGYVGKEVEQIIRDLTDAAVKLTREQQMKKCRTLAEEAAEERVLDALLPKPKSEWDQETEDKSHTRQVFRKKLREGQLDDKEIEIDVSAPQIGVEIMSPPGMEEMTNQLQSLFQNMGQGQSKRKKLKIKDAYKQLVEEEAAKLVNQEDLKEQAIELVEQHGIVFLDEIDKICKRGETSGPDVSREGVQRDLLPLVEGCTVNTKHGMVKTDHILFIASGAFQMSKPSDLIPELQGRLPIRVELDALTASDFKRILTEPHASLTEQYVALMGTEGVSIEFTESGIDRIAQAAWQVNERTENIGARRLHTVMERLMEDISFEASDKSGSKFVIDAEYVDAHLDNLVQDEDLSRFIL
- the hslV gene encoding ATP-dependent protease subunit HslV, with translation MTTIVSVRRNNQVVVAGDGQVSLGNTVMKGNARKVRRLYHNKVLAGFAGGTADAFTLFERFEAKLEMHQGHLMKSAVELAKDWRSDRALRKLEAMLVVADHESSLIITGNGDVVQPEHDLIAIGSGGNYAQAAALALLENTELGARDIAEKSLTIAGDICVFTNQFKTIEELNY
- a CDS encoding SPOR domain-containing protein, coding for MGRDYANSKPKPRKPAKRGTRKQPQPRQGFPVLLLVVVVAVVAGFGYFLWSLKSSAPEAEVVQPQPQTKPVPQKKDPNALPPKPKEEWTYLKELENKQVEVDLPEESNKPSRPYQMQCGSFRVQSQADEMKAVIAFQGLEAQVRKVQGTSGVWYKVVLGPYDSKRDAERQRHVLQRAGLNGCMIWFWEE